The following coding sequences lie in one Vibrio aerogenes genomic window:
- the galE gene encoding UDP-glucose 4-epimerase GalE, translating to MEVLVTGGMGYIGSHTCVQMIEAGFTPIIIDNLCNSKFVVLDRIEALTQVRPLFYQGDIRDESFLDHVFSQHNIQAVIHFAGLKAVGESVSQPLAYYDNNVTGSLVLVRAMCKAGVKSIIFSSSATVYGDPERVPITEESPIGATTNPYGRSKFMVEACLSDFFHAQPDWSVTLLRYFNPVGAHPSGTMGEDPNGLPNNLMPFIAQVAVGRREKLSVFGQDYPTVDGTGVRDYIHVMDLADGHLAALNAVGRQAGLHIYNLGTGNGASVLEMVDAFSKACGKSIPYEICPRRPGDIARCWAATAKAEKELGWKATRTIADMTADTWRWQSHHPQGYQSES from the coding sequence GTGGAAGTTCTGGTGACTGGCGGCATGGGATATATCGGTAGCCATACCTGTGTTCAAATGATTGAAGCAGGGTTCACACCCATTATTATCGATAACCTGTGCAACAGCAAATTCGTGGTACTGGATCGGATAGAAGCATTAACTCAGGTCCGGCCTTTATTTTATCAGGGTGATATTCGTGATGAATCGTTTCTCGATCACGTGTTCAGTCAACACAATATTCAGGCTGTCATTCATTTTGCCGGATTGAAAGCCGTGGGAGAGTCGGTAAGCCAGCCATTAGCGTATTATGATAACAATGTGACAGGGTCACTCGTATTGGTGCGTGCAATGTGTAAAGCCGGCGTAAAAAGTATCATTTTCAGCTCTTCTGCAACGGTGTATGGCGACCCGGAGCGAGTTCCCATCACAGAAGAGTCACCCATTGGAGCAACGACCAATCCGTATGGCCGGAGTAAATTTATGGTCGAAGCCTGCTTGTCAGACTTTTTCCATGCTCAACCGGACTGGAGTGTTACTCTGCTGCGTTATTTTAATCCTGTGGGTGCCCATCCCTCCGGCACCATGGGGGAAGATCCAAATGGTTTGCCGAATAACCTGATGCCGTTTATTGCTCAGGTTGCTGTGGGGCGCCGGGAAAAACTATCGGTATTTGGTCAGGATTACCCGACGGTTGATGGTACCGGAGTCCGTGATTATATCCATGTCATGGATCTGGCGGACGGACATCTTGCTGCACTCAATGCGGTGGGCAGACAGGCTGGATTACATATTTATAACCTGGGAACCGGCAATGGGGCGAGTGTACTTGAAATGGTCGATGCATTCAGCAAGGCTTGCGGGAAATCCATTCCTTATGAAATTTGCCCACGACGACCGGGAGATATTGCCCGTTGCTGGGCGGCGACGGCAAAAGCAGAAAAAGAACTGGGCTGGAAAGCGACCCGGACAATTGCTGACATGACCGCAGACACATGGCGCTGGCAGTCACATCATCCGCAAGGTTATCAGAGTGAATCGTGA
- a CDS encoding glycoside hydrolase family 53 protein encodes MKQTIKMIIGTGTLLLATHTFAFTKGADISWLTEMEDSGYQFYNDWGYKQDVLSILRDHGMNAVRLRVWVNPADGYYNSLQDVIVKAKWAKAAGMDVMIDFHYSDKWADPANQWKPGKWDKLSFNDLMAKVWSYTKESLTSLKNAGITPKWIQIGNETNNGMLWNDGMASKNMRNFAWLYNSGRNAAKEVFPDAKMIVHLANCHDNANFRWIFDGLKANGSQWDVIGASSYPRSATGMTWQQATAKCLANLNDMAERYGSEVMVTEVGVPWDDSEAKTIVADVIKKVRQVKNGKGLGVFYWEPEAYNWKGYTWGAWNPDTKQPTEALDAFLE; translated from the coding sequence ATGAAACAGACAATAAAAATGATTATTGGGACAGGCACACTTTTGCTTGCAACACACACTTTTGCTTTTACCAAAGGGGCTGATATCAGCTGGTTAACTGAAATGGAGGACAGTGGTTATCAGTTTTACAATGACTGGGGTTATAAACAGGACGTTTTGTCAATTCTGCGGGATCATGGCATGAACGCAGTTCGCCTGAGAGTGTGGGTGAACCCTGCTGATGGTTATTACAACTCACTTCAGGATGTCATTGTCAAAGCCAAATGGGCGAAAGCTGCTGGTATGGATGTCATGATTGATTTTCATTACAGCGATAAATGGGCGGATCCCGCCAACCAGTGGAAACCCGGCAAATGGGACAAGCTGAGTTTTAATGATCTGATGGCGAAAGTCTGGTCATATACCAAAGAATCTCTGACATCACTGAAAAATGCCGGTATTACTCCTAAGTGGATTCAGATTGGCAATGAGACAAATAACGGCATGTTATGGAATGACGGGATGGCTTCAAAGAACATGCGGAATTTTGCCTGGTTGTACAACAGTGGCCGCAATGCAGCGAAAGAAGTTTTCCCTGATGCGAAAATGATTGTTCATCTGGCAAACTGCCATGACAATGCGAATTTTCGCTGGATATTTGACGGCCTGAAAGCCAATGGATCGCAATGGGATGTCATTGGCGCTTCTTCCTATCCGCGCAGTGCAACCGGGATGACCTGGCAACAGGCAACGGCTAAGTGTTTAGCCAATCTCAATGATATGGCCGAGCGGTATGGATCGGAAGTGATGGTCACAGAAGTTGGTGTTCCCTGGGATGATTCGGAAGCGAAAACGATTGTTGCTGACGTGATAAAGAAAGTCCGTCAAGTCAAGAATGGTAAAGGCTTGGGCGTTTTCTATTGGGAACCTGAAGCATATAACTGGAAAGGATATACCTGGGGAGCATGGAATCCGGATACCAAACAGCCGACTGAAGCGCTGGATGCTTTTCTGGAGTAG
- the lamB gene encoding maltoporin LamB, whose protein sequence is MKFQKKNLFLALSVAFAVTPAHAVDFNGYVRAGIAANADGGGLKGGDEFNKSKLGRLGNEFDNYAEIGLGQELFNDDGHSMYLDTMFSMESSGSMNNETTSRSNSEEATFGIKQAALKVKGYIPSAPEATIWAGKRFYQRQDLHIIDTKYLNISGYGAGVEGVNAGPGTVSGAIVRGDGEAWDDSVSIGDLNIYYADFRYSNLKPWEGSWAEIAVDYAIVNPSDAQKETGAEVAELDNGLMLTAQVSQNFSWGWDKVVLQYGDKGLAQNMISQGGGWYDIWSGDVNHAKGYRLINTGDINLSDNFMIDHVLTYGYAKDHGDWVDDENLLSFVLRPAYTWSQYSKTMLELGYFKSKKTWDGGHEDKSAGKKITLAQALTVGKSFFSRPELRFYISYLKDDEGKSLNNGTDNSGVNYGVQFEAWW, encoded by the coding sequence ATGAAATTTCAGAAAAAAAATCTATTTCTTGCCCTGAGTGTTGCATTCGCTGTTACCCCGGCTCATGCAGTGGATTTTAACGGTTATGTCCGCGCGGGAATTGCCGCAAATGCAGATGGCGGAGGCCTGAAAGGCGGGGATGAATTTAACAAAAGCAAATTAGGCCGGTTGGGGAATGAATTCGACAATTATGCAGAAATTGGGTTAGGTCAGGAACTGTTTAACGATGATGGCCACAGCATGTATCTGGATACAATGTTCTCTATGGAATCTTCGGGAAGCATGAACAATGAAACGACCTCCCGGAGTAATTCTGAGGAAGCAACGTTTGGTATTAAGCAGGCAGCACTGAAGGTCAAAGGTTACATTCCTTCTGCACCGGAGGCGACTATCTGGGCCGGAAAACGTTTCTATCAGCGTCAGGATCTTCATATCATCGATACCAAATATCTTAATATCTCTGGCTACGGTGCTGGTGTGGAAGGGGTGAATGCCGGGCCGGGAACCGTGTCAGGGGCAATTGTCCGTGGTGACGGTGAAGCATGGGATGACTCGGTATCCATTGGTGATCTGAACATTTACTACGCGGATTTTCGCTACTCAAACCTGAAACCATGGGAAGGTTCATGGGCAGAAATTGCGGTTGATTATGCGATAGTCAATCCGAGTGATGCGCAAAAAGAAACCGGGGCAGAAGTTGCTGAACTGGATAATGGATTGATGCTGACAGCACAAGTGAGTCAGAATTTCAGCTGGGGCTGGGATAAAGTCGTGCTCCAGTATGGGGACAAAGGGTTGGCGCAAAATATGATCTCGCAGGGAGGCGGATGGTACGATATCTGGAGTGGCGATGTGAATCACGCGAAAGGGTATCGTCTGATTAACACCGGTGATATTAATCTGTCTGATAATTTCATGATTGACCATGTGCTGACTTATGGTTACGCCAAAGATCACGGAGACTGGGTTGATGACGAAAATTTGCTGTCGTTTGTACTGCGCCCGGCGTACACCTGGTCTCAATACAGTAAAACAATGCTGGAACTCGGTTACTTCAAGAGTAAGAAAACCTGGGACGGTGGTCATGAAGACAAGTCAGCAGGTAAGAAAATTACACTGGCTCAGGCGCTGACAGTCGGCAAAAGTTTTTTCTCACGTCCTGAACTTCGCTTTTATATTTCTTATCTGAAAGATGATGAAGGAAAATCATTAAATAATGGTACCGATAATAGTGGGGTTAATTATGGCGTACAGTTTGAAGCATGGTGGTAA
- a CDS encoding beta-galactosidase, producing the protein MLQYSSMIPDIHHFLHGADYNPEQWLDRPDILEADIQLMKQTHCNVMSVGIFSWSALEPSEGEFRFEWLDNVLDRLAENGISVFLATPSGARPAWLSQRYPSVLRVDENRVKQRHGERHNHCYSSPEYREKVTVINTKLAERYSHHPAVIGWHISNEYGGECHCEHCQQGFREWLKAHYGTLEKLNAEWWTAFWSHTFTDWSQIESPSPVGENSIHGLKLDWKRYRTDRVADFCRQEVRPLKAENPDLPVIANFMEYFYDYNYWKLSEAVDIVSWDNYPLWHRDDDETGLACYIAMYHDLMRTLKQKPFLLMESTPSQTNWQPITKLKKDGMHLLSSMQAVAHGSDSVQYFQWRKSRGSVEKFHGAVIDHVGHADTRTGREVTQVGQMLENISAACGSRTVSEVAIIFDWESRWAMDDASGPRNEGLFYEQTVADHYRGFWEQGINCDIIEQLCDFTPYKVVIAPMLYMIKPGVAERLEQFVEAGGVLVATYWSGIVNESDLCFLGGFPGGENSPLRRTLGIWAEEIDSLYDHERVTLEIAAENTLGMSGRFQAKHLCEHIHAESAQVLAHYTDDLFAGTPALTCHHYGRGAAYYIASRNDPGFHRQFYQQLTRAHGLKTVIQDIPYGVSVTTRQNDEQQFIFIMNFLTTQIELILPDKDMFNLINQEEIISKKLILQPYEVKILSGETQK; encoded by the coding sequence ATGTTGCAGTATTCATCAATGATTCCGGATATTCATCATTTTCTTCACGGGGCTGATTACAACCCTGAACAATGGCTTGACCGGCCGGATATTCTGGAAGCCGATATTCAGCTGATGAAACAGACACATTGTAATGTCATGTCTGTCGGTATTTTCAGCTGGTCAGCGCTGGAGCCTTCTGAAGGCGAATTCCGGTTTGAATGGCTGGATAACGTATTAGACAGACTGGCAGAGAATGGCATCTCTGTTTTTCTGGCAACGCCAAGTGGAGCGCGTCCGGCATGGTTGTCTCAGCGATATCCCAGCGTATTGCGTGTCGATGAAAACCGGGTGAAGCAGCGACACGGAGAGCGGCACAACCACTGTTACAGTTCGCCGGAATACCGGGAAAAAGTGACGGTCATCAATACAAAACTGGCAGAGCGCTACAGCCATCATCCGGCTGTGATTGGCTGGCATATTTCCAATGAATATGGCGGTGAATGCCATTGTGAACATTGTCAGCAAGGGTTCAGGGAGTGGCTGAAAGCACATTATGGAACTCTGGAAAAACTGAATGCAGAGTGGTGGACGGCATTCTGGAGTCATACATTTACAGACTGGTCTCAGATTGAGTCACCGTCGCCGGTCGGTGAAAATTCAATTCATGGACTGAAACTTGACTGGAAACGCTACCGGACCGACAGAGTCGCGGACTTTTGTCGCCAGGAAGTCCGGCCGTTAAAAGCTGAAAATCCTGACTTACCGGTGATTGCGAATTTCATGGAATACTTCTATGACTACAACTACTGGAAGCTGAGTGAAGCGGTTGACATTGTTTCCTGGGATAACTACCCATTATGGCACCGTGACGACGATGAAACCGGTCTGGCGTGTTATATCGCGATGTATCACGATTTAATGCGAACGCTCAAGCAAAAGCCTTTTTTGTTAATGGAATCCACACCCAGTCAGACGAACTGGCAGCCGATTACCAAGCTGAAGAAAGACGGGATGCATTTGTTGTCCTCAATGCAGGCCGTGGCGCATGGCTCGGACTCTGTACAATACTTCCAGTGGCGTAAAAGCCGGGGATCGGTTGAGAAGTTTCACGGTGCTGTGATTGATCATGTGGGTCATGCGGATACCCGTACCGGCCGCGAGGTCACGCAGGTTGGTCAGATGCTGGAGAATATTTCTGCGGCCTGCGGTAGCCGGACCGTTTCAGAAGTCGCGATTATTTTTGACTGGGAAAGCCGCTGGGCAATGGATGATGCCTCCGGCCCGCGTAATGAAGGCCTGTTTTATGAGCAGACCGTCGCGGATCATTATCGTGGTTTCTGGGAACAGGGGATCAACTGCGACATCATAGAACAGTTATGTGATTTTACGCCGTATAAAGTGGTGATTGCGCCGATGTTGTACATGATTAAGCCTGGTGTTGCGGAGCGTCTGGAACAGTTTGTTGAAGCGGGCGGTGTATTAGTTGCAACCTACTGGAGTGGTATTGTCAATGAAAGTGACCTCTGTTTTCTGGGTGGTTTTCCCGGCGGAGAGAACAGTCCGTTGCGCCGTACACTGGGGATCTGGGCCGAAGAAATCGACTCTTTGTACGATCATGAGCGCGTCACGCTGGAAATCGCCGCAGAGAATACATTGGGGATGTCCGGTCGCTTTCAGGCAAAGCATTTGTGTGAGCATATTCATGCTGAATCTGCACAGGTTCTGGCGCATTACACGGATGATTTATTTGCCGGTACACCTGCATTAACCTGTCATCATTATGGCCGGGGAGCGGCATACTATATTGCGTCCCGGAATGACCCCGGTTTTCATCGCCAGTTTTATCAGCAATTAACCAGAGCACATGGTTTAAAAACAGTGATTCAGGATATACCTTACGGGGTTTCAGTGACCACCCGGCAGAATGATGAGCAACAATTTATTTTTATCATGAATTTTCTGACGACACAGATCGAATTAATACTTCCCGACAAAGATATGTTTAATTTAATCAATCAGGAGGAAATAATAAGTAAAAAACTAATACTTCAGCCTTACGAAGTGAAAATATTATCCGGAGAAACACAGAAATAA
- a CDS encoding glycosyl hydrolase 53 family protein codes for MKENTRAGEKIPVVLHLAKAGDNGAFRWWFDEITKHHVDYDIIGMSYYPFWHGPVAKVKANIDDVISRYHKPVLLVETAFPFTTKNGDSLANGYSGEGDIQGYEVSVKGQAHYLSDMMKMMNDIPDRMGLGIVYWEPAWLPVNGATWATQSGMDYINDHWGEGNSWENEALFDFDGESLPSLDVFNSK; via the coding sequence GTGAAAGAAAATACCAGAGCGGGTGAGAAGATACCGGTTGTGTTACACCTGGCAAAAGCAGGTGATAACGGCGCATTTCGCTGGTGGTTTGATGAAATCACCAAACATCATGTCGACTATGACATTATCGGGATGTCCTACTATCCGTTCTGGCATGGTCCGGTGGCAAAAGTGAAAGCAAATATCGATGATGTTATCAGTCGTTATCACAAACCTGTTTTGCTGGTTGAAACTGCATTTCCCTTTACCACCAAAAACGGAGATTCGCTGGCGAATGGTTATTCAGGAGAGGGGGATATTCAGGGATATGAAGTCTCTGTCAAAGGTCAGGCGCATTATCTGAGTGACATGATGAAAATGATGAATGATATACCCGATAGAATGGGACTGGGCATCGTGTACTGGGAACCCGCATGGCTGCCGGTCAACGGGGCAACCTGGGCAACACAGTCCGGGATGGACTACATCAATGACCATTGGGGTGAAGGGAACTCATGGGAAAACGAAGCACTGTTTGATTTTGATGGTGAGTCGTTGCCATCACTCGATGTATTTAATTCAAAATAA
- a CDS encoding glycosyl hydrolase 53 family protein, with product MKKSSIIWAVLGLGAALAGCQSASADHSTQDTDYSVQPVRVHQGFIKGMDISMLPELESLGAEYYDHGVPTDLVKILKDHGVNYIRARLWVDPESVDGLAFGGGNSTLERAIELGQRAHQQGMKYLLDIHYSDFWTDPGKQFKPKSWEKLSFEQLVQRVYDYTDHVMKAHRGAGVIPDMVQVGNELNSGMLWPEGKSWGGRWQGI from the coding sequence ATGAAAAAATCTTCTATCATATGGGCTGTTTTGGGTCTGGGGGCTGCGCTGGCCGGCTGTCAGTCGGCAAGCGCAGATCATTCAACACAAGACACAGATTATTCTGTTCAGCCTGTCAGGGTTCATCAGGGGTTTATCAAGGGGATGGATATTTCCATGCTGCCTGAGCTTGAATCGCTCGGCGCTGAATATTACGACCATGGTGTGCCGACAGATCTGGTTAAAATTCTGAAAGATCATGGAGTGAATTATATCCGGGCTCGTTTATGGGTTGATCCTGAATCAGTGGATGGTCTGGCGTTTGGTGGCGGTAATTCTACGCTGGAACGGGCGATTGAACTGGGTCAGCGTGCCCATCAGCAAGGGATGAAGTATCTGCTGGACATTCACTATAGTGACTTTTGGACTGATCCGGGAAAACAATTTAAGCCCAAAAGCTGGGAAAAACTCTCATTTGAACAGCTGGTTCAGCGGGTTTATGACTATACCGATCACGTGATGAAAGCACACCGCGGAGCTGGCGTTATACCAGATATGGTGCAGGTTGGTAATGAGCTGAACAGCGGGATGTTATGGCCTGAAGGAAAAAGCTGGGGGGGGAGATGGCAAGGAATTTGA
- a CDS encoding sugar ABC transporter permease gives MMSIKRSNRIRLTLSYLLIFTVCVIIIYPLVWTVGASFYPGNSIMGDSVIPEHPTWSHYLTLFANSKVSYLTWYWNSLKISVLTMILTLISVCCTAYSFSRFRFKGRNNGLMLFLLLQMIPQFSALIAIFVLAQMMGLINSHLALVLVYVGGMIPMNTYLMKGYLDAIPKDLDESAKMDGAGNFRIFIEIILPVSKPIIAVVALFSFTGPLGDFILATTILRSPEYYTLPIGLYNLVVEKMGASYTTYAAGAVLISIPVALLYLSLQKYFVSGLTAGSTKG, from the coding sequence ATGATGAGTATTAAACGTAGCAACCGAATCCGCCTGACACTCAGTTATCTCCTGATTTTCACTGTGTGTGTGATTATCATTTATCCGCTGGTCTGGACCGTAGGCGCTTCATTTTATCCGGGGAACAGTATTATGGGAGACTCAGTGATTCCTGAGCATCCCACCTGGTCACACTACCTGACATTGTTTGCCAACAGTAAAGTTTCTTATCTGACATGGTACTGGAACAGCCTGAAAATCAGTGTCCTGACGATGATTCTGACGCTGATTAGTGTCTGCTGCACCGCTTATTCTTTCTCCAGATTTCGTTTTAAAGGCAGAAATAACGGGTTGATGTTGTTCTTGCTGCTGCAAATGATCCCTCAGTTTTCGGCTTTAATTGCCATCTTTGTTCTGGCGCAGATGATGGGGTTGATTAACAGCCATCTGGCTCTGGTGTTGGTATATGTCGGTGGCATGATTCCGATGAATACATATTTGATGAAAGGGTATCTGGATGCGATACCTAAAGATTTGGATGAATCGGCAAAAATGGATGGTGCCGGTAATTTCCGTATCTTTATTGAAATCATATTACCGGTTTCTAAACCGATAATTGCCGTCGTTGCGCTGTTTTCTTTCACCGGACCGCTGGGAGATTTTATTCTGGCGACCACCATTCTCAGATCTCCGGAGTATTACACACTGCCGATTGGGTTATATAACCTGGTGGTAGAGAAAATGGGTGCAAGTTATACCACCTATGCAGCGGGGGCGGTGCTGATCTCGATACCAGTCGCTCTGCTTTATTTGTCTTTGCAAAAATATTTTGTTTCCGGCCTGACAGCAGGCAGTACAAAAGGTTAA
- a CDS encoding carbohydrate ABC transporter permease has translation MSELYGEPSQVMKKEGTHRYIAALCGFIPGCGQFYNKQYAKGLIFSVLLFSFYGASHEFLQYGFWGLVTLGEKLPEDNSIFLLAKGIIALIVALFGLSVYVFSIRDAYRNGQLRDEGKPLNSVRKQFRNIVESGFPYLMTTPAFILLVFVVIFPIVFGFAIGFTNYNLYNTPPAKLVDWVALKNFINIFKVNLWRKTFLDVLQWTVIWTLMATTLQCAVGILLAILVNQKDLKFKPLIRTIFILPWAVPGFVTILIFTGMFNDTFGVINNVILHFFGIDPKPWLTDPFWTKTALIMIQTWLGFPFVFAMTTGVLQAIPGDLYEAATMDGASKFQQLRTITLPLVLYSIAPILITQYTFNFNNFNIIYLFNNGEPAVIGSNAGGTDILVSWIYKLTMSSSQYSIASAITLLLSVFVVGIALWQFRMTKSFKEEGR, from the coding sequence ATGTCAGAATTATATGGAGAGCCTTCTCAGGTGATGAAAAAAGAAGGGACTCACCGGTATATTGCTGCCTTGTGCGGATTCATTCCGGGATGTGGTCAGTTTTATAATAAGCAATATGCGAAAGGACTCATTTTTTCAGTTTTATTATTCAGCTTTTATGGCGCCAGTCATGAGTTTCTTCAATACGGCTTTTGGGGACTCGTTACTTTAGGTGAGAAATTACCTGAAGATAATTCAATTTTTTTGCTGGCCAAGGGCATTATTGCCCTGATAGTTGCGCTGTTCGGTCTGTCAGTTTATGTCTTCAGCATCCGTGATGCTTACCGGAATGGTCAGTTGAGAGATGAAGGAAAGCCACTGAATTCCGTCAGAAAACAGTTCAGGAATATCGTTGAATCCGGTTTTCCTTATCTGATGACAACACCAGCATTTATTCTGTTAGTGTTCGTGGTTATTTTTCCGATTGTATTTGGTTTTGCCATCGGTTTTACCAACTACAACCTGTACAACACACCGCCTGCAAAACTGGTGGATTGGGTGGCGCTGAAAAATTTTATCAACATTTTTAAGGTCAATCTTTGGCGTAAAACCTTTCTTGATGTCCTGCAATGGACGGTGATCTGGACATTAATGGCAACCACACTTCAGTGTGCGGTTGGTATTCTGCTGGCTATTTTGGTGAACCAGAAAGATCTCAAATTCAAGCCACTGATTCGAACTATTTTCATTTTGCCATGGGCGGTGCCTGGGTTTGTGACCATTCTGATCTTTACCGGCATGTTCAATGACACTTTTGGGGTGATCAACAATGTGATTCTTCATTTCTTCGGGATTGATCCCAAACCCTGGCTGACGGATCCGTTCTGGACCAAAACCGCTTTGATTATGATTCAGACCTGGCTTGGATTTCCGTTTGTGTTTGCGATGACAACCGGTGTGTTACAGGCAATCCCCGGTGATCTCTACGAAGCAGCAACGATGGATGGTGCAAGTAAATTTCAGCAGCTGAGAACCATTACTTTACCTTTGGTGCTTTACTCTATTGCGCCAATCCTGATCACGCAATACACATTTAATTTCAACAATTTCAATATTATTTATCTGTTTAATAACGGGGAACCCGCCGTGATTGGCAGTAATGCCGGGGGGACAGATATTTTGGTGTCATGGATCTATAAGCTGACGATGTCGTCGTCTCAATATTCAATTGCATCGGCAATTACTTTGCTGCTTTCGGTTTTTGTTGTCGGTATTGCGTTGTGGCAGTTCCGGATGACCAAATCTTTTAAAGAAGAGGGGAGATAA
- a CDS encoding extracellular solute-binding protein, translating into MKNNKLKKAIYCSAIYIALVGSSSVFAKDKLLVWEDIQKSFGNKKAVELFENKYDVDVQVKELPYGGQVEALRMDGPAGTGPDVILIPHDQIGSAVIQGLISPINPDKRVLETFTDSSLSALTYKGKLYGIPKSVETVVMVYNKDLIDKLPDNIEDIYKLSKQFVKQGKYGLLAKWDELYYSYGIIQGMGGDIFAKSADGSDDPDKILLNTDGAVQGASYIQKFYHDGLFPTGIVGNNGLNAIDSLFTSGRAAIVETGPWSFKPYEEAGIHYGVAPLPKLPNGQPMGSLMGVKSYSISTYSKNKALAEKYIEFINNYDNAKRRFELTGEVPAVKQLADDPVIKNNKGARAVALQSANATSMPSIPEMNEVWTPANNALQLIATGKQDPKGALDGAVEAINMQIEANHAMMGN; encoded by the coding sequence ATGAAAAATAATAAATTAAAAAAAGCAATATATTGTTCGGCAATATATATTGCACTGGTCGGTTCTTCCTCTGTATTTGCGAAAGATAAACTCCTTGTATGGGAAGATATTCAAAAATCATTTGGTAATAAAAAAGCAGTTGAATTATTTGAAAATAAATATGATGTCGATGTTCAGGTGAAAGAACTGCCTTATGGTGGCCAGGTCGAAGCCCTGAGAATGGATGGCCCTGCAGGAACTGGCCCGGACGTCATTCTTATCCCGCATGACCAAATTGGCAGTGCCGTAATTCAGGGCTTAATTTCCCCGATAAACCCAGATAAAAGAGTGCTGGAAACATTTACCGATTCATCCCTGAGTGCATTGACATATAAAGGGAAACTTTATGGAATTCCCAAATCCGTTGAAACTGTCGTGATGGTTTATAATAAAGATCTAATCGATAAACTGCCGGATAATATTGAAGATATATATAAACTATCGAAGCAATTTGTTAAACAAGGAAAATATGGCCTGTTAGCAAAATGGGATGAACTCTATTACAGCTATGGCATTATTCAGGGAATGGGTGGCGATATTTTTGCCAAATCAGCGGATGGTTCTGATGACCCGGATAAAATTTTACTAAATACTGATGGTGCCGTTCAGGGAGCCAGCTACATTCAGAAATTCTATCATGATGGCCTGTTTCCGACCGGTATTGTCGGCAATAACGGACTGAATGCCATTGATTCACTGTTCACTTCCGGCCGGGCCGCCATTGTTGAAACGGGACCATGGTCTTTTAAACCTTATGAAGAGGCTGGAATTCACTACGGTGTCGCGCCTTTACCAAAACTGCCTAACGGACAGCCCATGGGCTCTCTTATGGGGGTGAAGAGTTACAGCATTTCAACTTATTCAAAAAATAAAGCTTTAGCAGAAAAGTATATCGAGTTTATTAATAACTACGACAATGCAAAACGCCGGTTTGAGCTGACAGGTGAAGTCCCAGCAGTGAAGCAACTCGCCGATGATCCGGTAATCAAAAATAACAAAGGCGCAAGAGCGGTTGCACTGCAGTCTGCAAACGCAACATCCATGCCTTCCATTCCAGAGATGAATGAAGTCTGGACTCCGGCAAATAATGCGCTTCAGCTTATTGCCACTGGTAAACAGGATCCCAAAGGTGCTTTGGATGGCGCCGTCGAAGCCATCAATATGCAGATAGAAGCAAACCATGCAATGATGGGAAATTAG